The genomic region CATCCCATAACTTACAAGATGGGAAACGAGCTCAGAGATGAGATGCTGGAGAACAGCTCTAGTGGGTCTCTGCCCTCGAGTGTGCTCTCAGCATCTGCACTTGGCCATGTGAAGTTCTTCAAACATCAGTTTCATATCCATGTCTGAGCTGTTGTGTGATGCTTCCACATTAAGACTTTTCATTGAGAGCAATAAAGCTTTTTTCAGTCTTGAGGCTCTCTTAACCACAGCAAAACGATATTTTCCCCTAATCTTGGTTTTAAATGGCTGAATCTGGACTTGTAGTACTGAGTGGCAATGGTTGTGATGGCTCTTTAGCCATTGCAGGGCAATTCTGCCTCCCACGGAGGAAAGCCGTCGAAGTAGGCTGgtctgccttgctgctgccagcagactTAACACATCCCTGCTGTTTTGCCTGCTCAAACCTAGTTACTTACTAAGACCTAGCCTCTTCCAAGGTTTTAATGTCAGAATGGCTGCTTGCAAATTATGATGTGCAAATTAGTCTTTCAATGAGAGAAGAGCAAATGAAGAactgctcctttctcctctccacagCAAGGCAAAACAACTGGCCACCTCTTCCCAAGAAGTGTCCGATCAAGCCGTGTTTTTATCAGGATTTTTCTGCAGACATCCCAGCTGACTACCAGCGGATATGCAAGATGCTGTATTACTTGTGGATGCGTGAGTAATAGCTTgaactgcaataaaaattcTAAGAAGATTCTGTATCAAATGCTGAGCTTTGCCCTACGGTAAACTCTGTAGGTGTTGTCTGCAAGGGTAAAATAAtgtctcccttcctttttttatgaAGGCAAATGTAAAGGACTCCAAGTTTATGCTTTGGGAATAGCTCATTTGTGACACAATTTTAATTGTTGTTTAATGGAGACTTTAACAACTCTCCTGAGACTCTGAAAGACAGTGGATAGTGCAGTTCAGAGATTGGGTGCAAAACAGTCTCAACTGTATTTGTCAATTTTGGTGCTCTGAAAAGATTTAAGATTTGGTTGTAAGCAGCAGGATCAGATGAAGTTCTTGGTTAAGCTCCGTTTTTCTTTCAGGGGAGGCAAGGAAATTAGATGGCCCAAAGTCTCCTTAATTTCTGCAGAGCTCCATGTGTTCAGTGGGAGATAGGGATGCTGCTGAGTTTTCCAAGAACTTactgatgttttctctttctctctcccatcctgAACAGTGCATTCGATTACCCTGCTCCTAAACCTGCTTGCTTGCCTGGCATGGTTCACAGTCCAGACAGAAAGAGGAGTAGACTTTGGTCTCTCGATCctgtggtttattttattcactCCTTGTGCCTTTCTCTGTTGGTACCGACCAATTTACAAGGCTTTCAGGCAagtactgttttcttctgtgatggAGATATATCTTTTAGTGGGAGGAACTTTAGTTTTATCTGTTCCAATTGTGTATTGCCTGCAGgatttttccagctctttgcGTCGTTAAATAGATCAAACTCACTTGTTCCTGAACATACTAGAAGTATCTGATGGAACTTAATTATGATGGTCCTTTTTCATCTTGAAATCCAAGCCTATCCAATCATAGGGACCtgcttttttattcatttgagAACTGTTTGGTACATAATGCGTTGAGCACACTGCATGTGTTAAGAAGGCTGCCTTCACCCCATCTTGCACGGGGCAGAGCAGTGGTTTTGCGATACGCAGTGGATGTGTTGTAAGTTGTGTTGCTGCATGAGTCCCTCCTGAAACCACCTCCCCTTAGCAGCTTTCCCCTGGAGAAAGGAAttcactgaaattttgtttccctcctctTAGAGAAGGGAGTCTGTGCAGGGATCATGTCCCTGGGTTTCACTCCTGCTGCCGTCTCTCCTGCAGGTCTGACAGCTCCTTCAGCTTCTTCGTCTTCTTTTTCGTCTTCTTTTGCCAAATAGCAATCTACGTCATCCAGGCTGTTGGCATTCCTGGCTGGGGAGACAGGTAAGCTTGGCTTCACGGGCTGCTGTGTCACAGCCCTGCATGGATGCTTTTTATCACCAGGGCTGTGACTGTCAGAAGCTTTGGGGTCAGTTTCTGACAGCTGTCTGTTCTTTCTCCCGTGGTTTTCCTCTCTCACCTGATACACAGCTTTGGCAGGTCCCAGCTGGGCTGCCTCTCTTCTCCGCTCTTCCTGTCCTAGTCCCAGCAAAGCTGTGTACCTTTGCTGTGGATGCTGCAGGCCAGCGCTGAAAGGAGTATGTGAAGTCTTCCAtgcctcctctgctgccttccccctcACTTAATACATATAATACTTATCCCTTCTTGATGCTGAGTCTCTAGTGTTGACCACGTCTGTGTTGTGTTAAAATGGAGCCTTCCCTGATGGAGGCTGTAGCGTGGGGGTGAGGGATCTCTGACCCAGGGTCTGGGTACGGCTTAACTCGGTACTGCTGCTAGCAGCCTGATCCTGTCCCCAAacttttcctgatttttctctcaAGTGTGGTGTCGGTAGGCTGtgcttccaaaagaaaaaaaaaaagcagagaaggttTTATCCTCACCCTTTCTTGATAGCATTGTACAGAAGGGTGAGTCTGGGCTTCTGGAGTGGGTCCAACAGGCCCCCCGTCAGCAGTTGCCCCCTGCAGTGAAAGCACTggctttctttttgccttgctGCGTTGGCTGCAGATCAGATTCCCGAGTTACTGTGAACAGTGAAAAGGTTAACAGCTAGTGGCTTTCTCCTGAGGGGGATCCTTCAGGTGATGAGCGCTGTGAAACTGCTGTCTATTTTTGCCCGCTGCCTGCAGAACGGCTCATGGGCAAAGCTGTCCTCGTGCTCCCTCCCCTGCTAGCTGGTGCTGCCTTAGTcatgggggactgggagggggcactCTGTTTTCAGTCTGACTTTGGAGAATGTGCATTGAGCTTTCCGCTATGTTTCTTCAAGCCAGacagtgtgtttatttttggcTGTAGTGCATGGTGTGCCTTTCTGCTTCCGTGTGTGTGGTGTGCAGCATGTCAAATGGGATGGTTTGGCTCACTTGATTCCCTCTCTCCTGGTGGCACATGGCTTGCTTGGTTTAGCAGTTGGAAAGATTCCTTTCTCCAGCACCCAGGAGGGTGTTTTGAGTGAGGTATCTCGGTGTTTTTGCCCACGGCCAAGCAGTGATAACTCCCAGCatcctccctgccccttcccttcaACAACTGCcagtttcctcctttctgtagctctttacttcatcccttccctccttttcaTCCCCCTCCCAACACTTACATCCCTGGCCACAGGGAGCTGTCATGGTGATATGTAGGTCTAGGCTCCAGATCTGCCAGCTGATCTCTTCCAATTCAGATGTACCAGCCTATCTTTACACTACGTGGCTGAATTTTGAGAAGGTGTTCATGGAAGTGACTTGATTTATGACAGTGCCAAGGGTATCAATTGCTGCCTAAGGGGGGTGGTTCAGGGCCAGGGCTGTAATGTGGGTGGGGTGAGCACGGCTCTCTTGTGTAGAGGTGGATTGCTTCTAAAAATGATAATGGAAATTCTGGCCCTCAAATGAGTGCCTGGATGAGCTCTGGgttcctgcttctgcagctgttaTGTTTGGGTTTGCACTTCCCTGTAACCTTCCCCCAAAGGCTCTTGTGCAACCGTCAGtgcctcttctccctctgctccatCTCATCCTGTGACGAATGCTTGCCAGCCTcaccctgctctcctctctcttgtAGCGGATGGATCGCAGCACTGTCTGAGCTGCATGGGAACTTGGCCGTGGCTGTTATCATGATGATGGTGGCAGGATTCTTCACGCTGTGTGCGGTTCTCTCGCTCTTCCTCCTGAAGCAGGTGAGTGGCTTGGAGGCAAAGCAAGGTCTTGGCTGAATCCCAGATCCACAGGTCAGGCTGTTCCCAGGGTATCCTGGGGTTGCCACCTCCTCTCATCTGTCTGGGGATTAGCTTGTTTTTGAAGATGCAATTGGGGCACTGTCAGGTCAagagtttttaatgaaagtatttttgcttGTGCTTCCTGCATCGATACCAAGTTGCTTGAACACTAAGGGGATTTGCAGGTGGGAAAGTAGCCTTTGGGGAGGGAACAAGAGGCGTGGATGCTTCAGCAAGGCACGCCATTAACCATGCATGTTGGAATAAAGGAGGGTGTAGTAAGGCTTGCTGCATTGACTGCTGTGCAGAGAAGATGGCCAGCGAGGTCCCAAATGTCACCCTCATCAAACAAGGACATCAAATTTCTTGCACCTCCCTTTAGCTTGAGTCTGTCCAGAGTTGTCTGAGGAGAGAAGGCCATTGCTTTGTTTGGGTATCCAGGGCTTTACAGTCACTGCTACCACAATGTTGTGAGACTTTTCAAAGCCTGGTGGGATCCAAACGAGTGCCTTCCCACTGGCTCCCAAACACAagcccctcttcctccttctgatCGACCACAGAAGGGCTGCATTTCTGCAATTAACAGCAGAAATATGGCTTTGGGGAAGGCAAGGACAGGCTGAACTGGTCCTGTTTCTGttgcttcctccttttctcctaaaTTGTATCTTGAAGGAAATAACTTGATGCTTGTAGTTGCAGGCACCTTCAGGTCCTGCCCTGCAAGCATCTGTAAATGCAGGGGTTAAGTATCCATACCATCATAGTGCGGGGAGAGGAGTTTTTGGTCTGATACTTGCCATTTTGCTGAGAACTCCACATTTTACCACAAAGGAGGGTCTCCTGAAATCTGCAGCATCATGCGCTGGGTGAGGTGGAGCCGCTGTCTCCAGCCCATCCTCTCTAGCTGCCAAGAGAGCTGGTTAGTGGTGGGGCTGAGAAAAAGCAAGCTGGCAAGCGAGGTGTGTGCAGCAACCTGTACCTGCaggctgattattttttttcctctctttgtttCCCAGGTGCATTCCCTGTATCGGCGCACGGGAGCCAGTTTCCAAAGGGCCCAGGAAGAGTTTTCCCAAGGCATTCTCACCAACAGGGGCTTCCAGAACGCAGCTGCTGGGGTGGCCTCCTCAGCCACACAGAGTGCTTTCCGGGGAAACTAGCCCTTCCCGGGGATGCCTCCCCCTCGCTTCCTCTGCCATTGTCACCccaaccttcttttttttttttttctaaagatgcACTTTTTGGGGGTACCATGTTAGTTCTGTGATGCCGGCTCCAGATGAGAAGAGGTCTGGTGTTTTTAGCTTCAGCTGGCCTATGTTTATGAAGATTagttttccctgtctttttttaGGGTGTGGGGAGATAGGGGAGACATTCTCTGaagcaaatatatttctctATCCAGGACATACCGAGTGTTTGTGTCTCTTCCTCCCCTTGCCCTGTCTGTAGCAGGAAGGTGAGGGGAAGCAGGTTTTTAGTTTTACTCTCTTCTATTGGCCTTTGCTATGAACAATTTGATTATCTGctgtttttggggggggggggggttgtaaCTTGCATGTAGCTTATCTTGTTAATTTTAAGAGTGGAAACTGTACTTTTGGTTTATTACACTTACATGATGCTGTATTTTGACCTCTTGACTGCTCAGCTTCCTGAGAGTTGGGGTAACGTGGCACGAAGGAAGacctgggagcagggggagttagagcagaggggaaaggtCTTTCTTGttgtgtcgtgtcccccccctgccccctggcAGATCCCTCCCTCCGCTTCCACAAGGATCCTGCAGACGATGGCCCTCGGGGCTCCTGTGCCCTTTTGCCAGCACCCACGGCCCTGGGCAcggaaaggggaggaagggatcGGTGGCAGCTGTGTCTTCTCTGTGGCCTTAAaccaggggagggaggggaagaggttTTTGTTTGGCTCGGCTGTTCGGGAGCAGCAGCATGGAAGACGCCAGCTCAAACACCACGTGGTGCCTGCGATGTCCTTCTCCAACTAACCTTGAGAGCCTGCCAGCTGAGAGCATGAATGAATTTTTCTCCAGGGACAactccttcctgccttcctcctcccacatattattttttttcgGCTGGGAAAGAAGTGGTTTGATGCGTGTTTAGCTTCAAAAGCTGTGCCCTGAGATGGGATGTCCCTTGGGATGTGGTGAGGTGCAGGGGTTGGCGTGCTGGTTGTGGCAAGGCGTGATGGGGACAGTTTCCCCCTGgccctgctctccagccctgTGTGGGTGTCGATGCGGGAGGCGGTTTTACTTGTGGACTTGACTTTGCGCTGCCCCTttctgtcccctcctgcctAGGAGCGGGGTTGCATTTCGTGTCCCTATCCTCcactggcagagcagagcatgtGCTGggggggccaggggctgcccagccTCCTCATCCAGAAATCGGCGTTTTTACACCCCATTCctcatgtattatttttttcccgCGTCTGAtcttttcatgtaaaaaaaaataaaaattaataataaaatttatatgTGCTCAGAACAAAACGCCCCTCCTGCCTGCGGGGGCGTGGCTGGGGGCGTGGCGAGGGCCGGGGTGCGCCGGGAAGGCGgaagcggggccggggccggggccggggcgggcatggccggggccggggccggctggGCCCCGCCGCGCCTGGACGAGTTCATCCTCACCGAGCGCCTCGGCACCGGCACGTACGCCACCGTTTACAAGGCCTACAGGAAGGTAGGGCCGGGCCCGCTGCGGGgaccccctccagcccccccaaatctgcccctccccgccgggACCCCCGTTTTCACAGCCTGGGACCTGTCCCTCCCCACCCGGGACCCCTCTGGTAGGCTGGGGAGGGACCCCCAGGGTGGCTGCTTGGGTGGGGCCGTACGGGGGGGCTCCAGGGCTGGCTCCCCTCGGCAGAGGGACACGCGTGAGGTGGTGGCCATCAAGTGCGTGAGCAAGAGGAGCCTCAACCGGGCGTCGGTGGAGAACCTGCTGACGGAGATCGAGATCCTGAAGACCATCCGCCACCCTCACATCGTGGAACTCAAGGACTTCcaggtggggcagggggcttcCCGGGGAGGGGACTGAGCCAGCATCTGTCCAGCTCAGGTCCTGGGGTCCATCCTGGCTCCCCAAAGGTGTATCCGTGGGGCTCTGTGCCAGCAACCGGGCAAACCGGTCCAGGTGGACCCTGCGTGGGTGGGATATGCGGTGGGACTGGCTAGGGCGGCGCGACGGGGTCCCCTTTGCCTCGCAGTGGGACAGCGACCACATCTACCTGATCATGGAGTTTTGTGCCGGGGGGGATCTCTCCCGCTTCATCCGCATGCGCAGGATCCTCCCTGAGAAGGTGGCACGCgtcttcctgcagcagctcgGTAAGGGCACCCTGCCCAGTGCCCCCGCCAGCTCCATCGGGCACCCTTcctggggattttggggggcagggctgtggtggTGTCCCCCCTGCCACGTGCCCATCTGCCTGCCCAGCCTGTGCCCTGAAGTTCCTCCATGACCACAACATCTCACACCTGGACCTCAAGCCACAGAACATCCTCCTGAGCACCCCAGAGAACCCCCAGCTGAAGCTGGCAGGTCAGGGCACATCCCCAGGGAGGGGCTCGGGGTGGCAattccttctccccctctcccacaAGCTCTCTTTGCCCTCTCCCCTGTAGATTTTGGGTTTGCACAGTACATGTCGCCGTGGGACGAGAAGCATGTTCTGCGGGGCTCCCCGCTCTACATGGCCCCCGAGATGGTGTGCCGCCAGCAGTACGATGCCCGGGTGGACCTGTGGTCGGTGGGCGTCATCCTTTACGGTgggcttttgcttttattcccGCTGGGGCTTGGCTCGGGGCTGGTTTCCCCCTTCCATCTCCCCCcgcttctccctcttccctcccgcAGAAGCACTTTTCGGGAGGCCGCCCTTCGCCTCCCGCTCCTTTGCCGAGCTGGAGGAGAAGATCCGCAGCGACCGGGCTGTTGAGGTAACGCGGGATGGGACGGAGCCGGGTGGGATCTCACAGCCTgtccctgtgctggggctgcagcagggctggtggtctcagcccccttccctccctaGCTGCCCAGCCGGCCCCTCCTCTCCCCGGAGTGCCGGGATCTCTTAGGACAGCTCTTGGAGAGGGACCCTTTGAAACGCATCTCCTTCGAGCGCTTCTTCGCCCACCCTTTTGTGGATATGGAGCATGTCCCTGGCCCTGAGAGCCTCTGCAAGGCGGTGAGTGGGGTACTGGGGTGCTGGTCCCTGGGGGCATGGGGAGGCCGAGCCTTGACCCCTTGTCTCCCCCAGACCAACCTGGTGGTGGAGGCGGTGAAGAAGGACCAGGAGGGGGACACTTCCGCTGCCCTCTCCCTCTACTGCAAAGCCCTGGAGTATTTTGTGCCAGCTCTGCACTGTGAGTCCACTCTGGGGGGCTGTGCCAGGTGTGTTTGGGGGGGGCAGCACCCTGGGGGAGGCCAGTTTGCAGCCCATCCACCCCGGTGTTCGGttgctctccccccccccagatgAAAGTGATGCTCGCCGGAAAGAAGCCATCCGTGCCAAGGTGAGCCAAAAACccctggggaggtgggagacAGCATCCCCCCGTCTTCCCTGGCCAGCTTAGCTTGGCAAGATACCCCCTATCCTCTGTCCCCCATAGTGGGGATCCCTtcaccccctctcccccccactGTGGGCAGGTGGGACAGTACATCTCTCGAGCGGAGGAGCTGAAGGCGTTGGTCACCTCCAGCAGCAAGAGCCTCCTGCAGCAAGGAAACCCAGCCAGAGAGCTCCTTAAAGGTAGCAGTTTTTGGGGACCGGCATCGGCAGAGGGGGCACATGGTGGGTTTTGGGCTGAAGGGTGCTTCCTGGGGGTGCTCCCCAATGCAACGTCCCCTCTTGCAGAGATGGCCAAGGACAAGCCTCGGCTCTGCGCTGCGCTGGAAATGGCTTCTGCTGCCATCGCTAAGGTAAGTCGtggatttgggggtcccctcCCCCCTCGAGTGGAAGGGGAAAGAGCAAATGGGAGCCGGTGTATCCCCTCGGCTGCAACCCAGCCTCTGGGATCtcttgcaggaggaggaaggcaaggACGATGGTGACACCCTGGAGCTCTAccagcagagcctgggagagctgctgctcctcctggccgGTGAGTTGTGGCTGTGGCGGGTGCTGCGGGGCAGGGGACGGATCCTGCGCCAGTGGCTGATCTGACGGCGCatccctcttccctctgcagcagagcctgtggGGAGGCGACGGGAGCTGCTCCATGCGGAGGTGAGTGCCAGCCGTCAGGCAGCAGCGTGTCCCTGTTGGCATGGCTTTGAAGGGACTTTCCTCTCTCTACTCCAGATCCAGACCCTGATGGCCCGAGCCGAGTACCTGAAAGATCAAATGAAGGTATGGCTCCTTGGGGGCCTCTGGAGCACGCCTGGGGAGGCTCTGGAGCATGCCTGGGGGTGGTTTACAGGCTGGAAAACACTCTTCTCCCCCTGGCAGATGCGGGAGGCACAGTCCATGGGCAAGGAGGCGCTGGCAGAGCCCGTCCGGAGCAGTGAGTCCCCATCTCCGTCCCCTCTCATTCCTTTGGAGGGGGCTTGGTGAAAAGGGCCTGGGGAAGTGTCCCCCCTCGTGGCTGCAGTCCTGTGGTGGGGAATATCCCTACAGCTGCCACAGCCATGGGGATCCTATGGCAGGGAATCCTGCCATAGCCCGTGGGTAATCCTGACCCTGcacaccctcctctccccccagcaTGGGGTCATCCATGCCCGGGAGCCCACCCGGGCTGGGTGATGGTGTGTGCAGCCAAGTGAGTGCCCTCTGTCCCCCTCCGCACAGCCTGCACTTTGCAGTGATGCACAGGAGCCGGCCGGTGGGATGCTGCTTGCTGCCCTGGCACTGCCATGCAAAGAGATGCCGTTGGCAGGGTGGAGGAAAGATGAGGTTTTCGTCCCGTCCGCTTTGGGGTAACTGCCTCGGGGGCTCACCCTTGCCCTCCCATCCCCAGAAGGTCCCACAGATGGGTCCGCAGGGCCATCTGCCCCTCTGCCCGGGCGCTGGCGTCAACTCATTTCCCGACAGGTGgagtcccctcccagccctgcctcgaccgtctgctgctgcagcctcccctgACCACGGCGGGCGGGTTATTCCACTCTAATTCCCTCTGCTGGCTGCAACAGGCTGGGTATTTTTATCCTGGCACCAGGCTCCAGCACAATATCCCCCCTGCCAGTCGCATACATCTTGCCTTTTCGGCTGGATGTTTCTTCCACCTCCCAAATTCTTTTGGGGGAGCCCTGAGTGTATGCACAGCCCAGACCCACAAAACCACACGGGTAGCTCCAGGCTGTTGGTGATagcagcaggcaggggttcGGGGACGCTGCCTGCACCTGCCCTCTGCTGTGCCTTTCTCACCCAGCAACTACCTCTCTGCACCCACCGCTGCTCGCCCAGCCTTGAGCACCCAATTGCACTGTCCCAGCCCAGCTGTACCTCCCTCTCGCTGCTGGAGCATCGGGGTCGAGGCTTTTGCTTCCTAAACCTGCCTGCACTGGAGTCTGGCAGGTACTGTCTGCGTTCATCATTTGTGTCATGAGGTGTTACCGGTGCTCAGCGGGGACTGATTGATTGTGCATGCTCCTCCGTGGGTATGGTTGTCGAATAAAACAGATGAGCAGAAATCAATCACCTTCAGGGACAGAGTCGCACAGCTGCAAACAGCAACACCTCCCCAAAGGCAGAGCCTGGGcatcctgcctgctctgctcctcaggGCTCTGACAACCTGAATATCCAAATTATATTCCTGGGAGCCCCCTCAGCCCTGTAGAAGTCGCTTATCCGGGGTGGTGAGGTCTGCCTGTCCTGCAAAGCAAGGGACTTTTCTCAAAATCTACTGTATTTCAAGGGAATGTAATTTATTGTCTTTATTAAACACTTGTTTTCTCCAATTACTCTAGTCTCAGGTTTGTGCTTTAAGACCCAAGAGGGGTCTCCAGCCGAGCCCAGGACCTAGAGCCAGCCCAGGGTGCCTGGAGCCATCGGGAAGGGCCGGGGACccct from Ciconia boyciana chromosome 8, ASM3463844v1, whole genome shotgun sequence harbors:
- the SCAMP2 gene encoding secretory carrier-associated membrane protein 2, whose translation is MSGFDTNPFADPVDINPFQDPSVTQLTNASQSGLDEFNPFSESSQLTNAARTTPATQPSGRSQPAVLQTSVEPTPQAVAAAAQAELLQQQAELERKAAELEKKERELQSNAASINPRQNNWPPLPKKCPIKPCFYQDFSADIPADYQRICKMLYYLWMLHSITLLLNLLACLAWFTVQTERGVDFGLSILWFILFTPCAFLCWYRPIYKAFRSDSSFSFFVFFFVFFCQIAIYVIQAVGIPGWGDSGWIAALSELHGNLAVAVIMMMVAGFFTLCAVLSLFLLKQVHSLYRRTGASFQRAQEEFSQGILTNRGFQNAAAGVASSATQSAFRGN
- the ULK3 gene encoding serine/threonine-protein kinase ULK3 isoform X5, with translation MAGAGAGWAPPRLDEFILTERLGTGTYATVYKAYRKRDTREVVAIKCVSKRSLNRASVENLLTEIEILKTIRHPHIVELKDFQWDSDHIYLIMEFCAGGDLSRFIRMRRILPEKVARVFLQQLDFGFAQYMSPWDEKHVLRGSPLYMAPEMVCRQQYDARVDLWSVGVILYEALFGRPPFASRSFAELEEKIRSDRAVELPSRPLLSPECRDLLGQLLERDPLKRISFERFFAHPFVDMEHVPGPESLCKATNLVVEAVKKDQEGDTSAALSLYCKALEYFVPALHYESDARRKEAIRAKVGQYISRAEELKALVTSSSKSLLQQGNPARELLKEMAKDKPRLCAALEMASAAIAKEEEGKDDGDTLELYQQSLGELLLLLAAEPVGRRRELLHAEIQTLMARAEYLKDQMKMREAQSMGKEALAEPVRSTCTLQ
- the ULK3 gene encoding serine/threonine-protein kinase ULK3 isoform X1, with product MAGAGAGWAPPRLDEFILTERLGTGTYATVYKAYRKRDTREVVAIKCVSKRSLNRASVENLLTEIEILKTIRHPHIVELKDFQWDSDHIYLIMEFCAGGDLSRFIRMRRILPEKVARVFLQQLACALKFLHDHNISHLDLKPQNILLSTPENPQLKLADFGFAQYMSPWDEKHVLRGSPLYMAPEMVCRQQYDARVDLWSVGVILYEALFGRPPFASRSFAELEEKIRSDRAVELPSRPLLSPECRDLLGQLLERDPLKRISFERFFAHPFVDMEHVPGPESLCKATNLVVEAVKKDQEGDTSAALSLYCKALEYFVPALHYESDARRKEAIRAKVGQYISRAEELKALVTSSSKSLLQQGNPARELLKEMAKDKPRLCAALEMASAAIAKEEEGKDDGDTLELYQQSLGELLLLLAAEPVGRRRELLHAEIQTLMARAEYLKDQMKMREAQSMGKEALAEPVRSTCTLQ
- the ULK3 gene encoding serine/threonine-protein kinase ULK3 isoform X3, giving the protein MAGAGAGWAPPRLDEFILTERLGTGTYATVYKAYRKRDTREVVAIKCVSKRSLNRASVENLLTEIEILKTIRHPHIVELKDFQWDSDHIYLIMEFCAGGDLSRFIRMRRILPEKVARVFLQQLACALKFLHDHNISHLDLKPQNILLSTPENPQLKLADFGFAQYMSPWDEKHVLRGSPLYMAPEMVCRQQYDARVDLWSVGVILYEALFGRPPFASRSFAELEEKIRSDRAVELPSRPLLSPECRDLLGQLLERDPLKRISFERFFAHPFVDMEHVPGPESLCKATNLVVEAVKKDQEGDTSAALSLYCKALEYFVPALHYESDARRKEAIRAKVGQYISRAEELKALVTSSSKSLLQQGNPARELLKEMAKDKPRLCAALEMASAAIAKEEEGKDDGDTLELYQQSLGELLLLLAAEPVGRRRELLHAETLMARAEYLKDQMKMREAQSMGKEALAEPVRSTCTLQ
- the ULK3 gene encoding serine/threonine-protein kinase ULK3 isoform X2, with the translated sequence MAGAGAGWAPPRLDEFILTERLGTGTYATVYKAYRKRDTREVVAIKCVSKRSLNRASVENLLTEIEILKTIRHPHIVELKDFQWDSDHIYLIMEFCAGGDLSRFIRMRRILPEKVARVFLQQLACALKFLHDHNISHLDLKPQNILLSTPENPQLKLADFGFAQYMSPWDEKHVLRGSPLYMAPEMVCRQQYDARVDLWSVGVILYEALFGRPPFASRSFAELEEKIRSDRAVELPSRPLLSPECRDLLGQLLERDPLKRISFERFFAHPFVDMEHVPGPESLCKATNLVVEAVKKDQEGDTSAALSLYCKALEYFVPALHYESDARRKEAIRAKVGQYISRAEELKALVTSSSKSLLQQGNPARELLKEMAKDKPRLCAALEMASAAIAKEEEGKDDGDTLELYQQSLGELLLLLAEPVGRRRELLHAEIQTLMARAEYLKDQMKMREAQSMGKEALAEPVRSTCTLQ
- the ULK3 gene encoding serine/threonine-protein kinase ULK3 isoform X4 yields the protein MAGAGAGWAPPRLDEFILTERLGTGTYATVYKAYRKRDTREVVAIKCVSKRSLNRASVENLLTEIEILKTIRHPHIVELKDFQWDSDHIYLIMEFCAGGDLSRFIRMRRILPEKVARVFLQQLACALKFLHDHNISHLDLKPQNILLSTPENPQLKLADFGFAQYMSPWDEKHVLRGSPLYMAPEMVCRQQYDARVDLWSVGVILYEALFGRPPFASRSFAELEEKIRSDRAVELPSRPLLSPECRDLLGQLLERDPLKRISFERFFAHPFVDMEHVPGPESLCKATNLVVEAVKKDQEGDTSAALSLYCKALEYFVPALHYESDARRKEAIRAKVGQYISRAEELKALVTSSSKSLLQQGNPARELLKEMAKDKPRLCAALEMASAAIAKEEEGKDDGDTLELYQQSLGELLLLLAEPVGRRRELLHAETLMARAEYLKDQMKMREAQSMGKEALAEPVRSTCTLQ